A window from bacterium encodes these proteins:
- a CDS encoding O-antigen ligase family protein produces the protein MAAHSDSGALGASKRATRGSLSAALGLVSIQAAWQARVRHSLPYRATSALRAALYAKIAPFAETSLAIKLAPYFSLVAACLLLLVSPYVGTGLNALMVLLAFGTFLFQWVVEKPVAKEADGLDLPFLALLAVSIVAVGFSPYLVLSVKGLAKMLVFWMSFLAFRGALRRGERGWLPLFGALFVAAFAQSLYGIYQWKIQVAPLALWDDSEAEVKLTRVYGTLLNPNLLSGYLIPIIPFAAAAAMTWKAWGMRLLAVGTALTAPICLYFTYSRGAYLGLVGEAVVFGVLGFAALWPAIRRRPWLLGVLAGLLALGAVGAVVAYHHSPAMQERLLSITATRTHSSNSFRMNVWDGVIRMIEHSWWFGIGLGNDAFRKVYALYMVSGFEALGAYNIFLEELVEKGIFGLLAFVALVGGGIFRALHHFKQGVSRPWATAAIASLVGLMIHGMVDTVFYRPSVQILFWLTLAVILHLPNREQGAA, from the coding sequence ATGGCCGCCCACTCGGATAGCGGGGCCCTCGGGGCCTCGAAGCGCGCGACGCGCGGCAGCCTGAGCGCCGCGCTCGGGCTCGTCTCCATCCAAGCGGCTTGGCAAGCGCGCGTGCGCCACAGCCTTCCCTACCGCGCGACGTCGGCGCTGCGCGCGGCCCTCTATGCGAAGATCGCGCCCTTCGCCGAAACCTCGCTCGCCATCAAGCTCGCCCCCTACTTCTCGCTGGTCGCGGCGTGCCTGCTGCTGCTGGTCTCGCCCTACGTGGGCACGGGCCTCAACGCCCTGATGGTGCTCCTGGCCTTCGGGACCTTCCTGTTCCAGTGGGTGGTGGAGAAGCCCGTCGCCAAAGAGGCGGATGGGCTCGATCTGCCCTTTCTCGCCCTCTTGGCCGTCTCGATCGTGGCGGTCGGCTTCTCGCCGTACCTGGTCCTGAGCGTCAAGGGGCTCGCCAAGATGCTCGTCTTCTGGATGAGCTTCTTGGCCTTCCGGGGCGCGCTGCGCCGCGGCGAGCGCGGCTGGCTGCCGCTCTTCGGCGCCCTCTTCGTCGCGGCCTTCGCCCAATCCCTCTACGGAATCTACCAGTGGAAGATCCAGGTCGCCCCCCTGGCCCTTTGGGACGACTCCGAGGCCGAGGTCAAGCTGACCCGCGTCTACGGCACCCTGCTCAACCCCAACCTGCTTTCGGGCTACCTGATCCCCATCATCCCCTTCGCCGCGGCCGCGGCCATGACGTGGAAGGCCTGGGGCATGCGTCTCCTTGCCGTCGGCACCGCCCTGACGGCACCCATCTGCCTCTACTTCACCTACTCGCGCGGGGCCTACCTGGGCCTGGTGGGCGAGGCCGTGGTCTTCGGGGTCCTGGGGTTCGCGGCCCTGTGGCCCGCCATCCGGCGCCGCCCCTGGCTCTTGGGGGTGCTCGCGGGCCTGCTCGCGCTCGGGGCCGTCGGCGCGGTGGTGGCCTACCACCACTCGCCGGCCATGCAGGAGCGGCTGCTCTCCATCACCGCCACCCGCACCCACTCGTCCAACTCGTTTAGAATGAACGTCTGGGACGGGGTGATCCGGATGATCGAACACTCCTGGTGGTTCGGGATCGGCCTCGGCAACGACGCCTTCCGCAAGGTCTACGCCCTGTACATGGTCAGCGGCTTCGAAGCGCTCGGCGCCTACAACATCTTCCTCGAGGAGCTGGTCGAGAAGGGCATCTTCGGCCTCTTGGCCTTCGTGGCGCTGGTGGGCGGCGGGATCTTCCGGGCCCTCCACCACTTCAAGCAAGGGGTGAGCCGCCCCTGGGCGACGGCGGCGATCGCCTCGCTCGTCGGCTTGATGATCCACGGCATGGTCGATACCGTCTTCTATCGGCCGAGCGTCCAGATCCTCTTCTGGCTGACGCTCGCCGTCATCCTCCACCTTCCCAACCGAGAGCAAGGCGCCGCATGA
- a CDS encoding DUF4330 domain-containing protein yields MDQQGRVFGKVNLIDLSIVVVVALFILGAGLARTGNAGVNQQLKGEATAEFDLFIRGGISDAAMFKPGDKTFITIRNQPYAALTIRKVKVTPRTVTVPVAGGVKAYPDPSEPYSKDVLLTLRETAQLTDDAIVLGGNKIKVGVPIDIEGRLYRLRGSIVDVRLVDQPKP; encoded by the coding sequence TTGGATCAGCAAGGAAGGGTTTTCGGGAAGGTCAACCTCATCGATCTGTCGATCGTCGTGGTCGTGGCGCTCTTCATCCTGGGGGCGGGGCTCGCCCGCACCGGCAACGCCGGCGTCAACCAGCAGCTCAAGGGCGAGGCCACCGCCGAGTTCGACCTCTTCATCCGGGGCGGCATCTCGGACGCCGCCATGTTCAAGCCCGGCGACAAGACCTTCATCACCATCCGTAACCAGCCCTACGCGGCGCTGACCATCCGCAAGGTCAAGGTCACCCCCCGGACCGTCACCGTGCCCGTTGCCGGCGGCGTGAAGGCCTATCCCGACCCCTCCGAGCCCTACAGCAAGGACGTACTCCTGACCCTGCGCGAAACGGCGCAGCTGACGGACGACGCCATCGTGCTCGGCGGCAACAAGATCAAGGTCGGCGTCCCCATCGACATCGAGGGCCGTCTCTACCGGCTGCGCGGCTCGATCGTCGACGTGCGCCTCGTCGACCAGCCGAAGCCCTAG
- a CDS encoding IPT/TIG domain-containing protein, with amino-acid sequence MRFDLARIVIIVLSVALLSCQAVAPPMGTATLTPDAPPGADTGSGVQGGSTVTPLSGRVDFGAAATRVQAIPGDVINLATISLIDTVTGQTRAAGITDADGAFTLPFATFVPASGSVYVLEAIKGLNAHLPGNDAPRFRTLVTFRNPGWASITNGAVSGRVVINALTTAIALVSGLDQAAMPYHSVMGMVNAQVSPPALTGSPAPPPSHNAAELLNLSADVSAILTGNGDPVGSTDAIKPRVDAVTPIQAPANAPVVIQGVGFVPGGTAVTIGGVSAPILSLRRYLAGGLQKWEMIVTVPPTAITGNLSVSTLRGGASNATPFTIPAGSAVSVMAISPNPARPGSTVTISGGGYSPVLAENDVRLNGVALTPIFANATTLVLVLPGNATSGNMTVTVNGAKSNDFALTLDVLATPQITSLFPNVGAVKSVVAIKGVNFGPSGKVVVGGYQAKVLSWHPQVVRVELPWYLAPGPTTLTLFGPFGVATANFTVIDGTAANTFVDTGTTMTGVGGNGTYVWVGDKKLWVWGGANSTAVQYINLLDDGGFADANWTTSPLMLPAGTNQDDNPNGIVQVGNRLYYTVSNSSNKVNFATLNPYTADVTGFGYDPTNDLPSSWLGKDLALAASEKYVYLLGQGVSCSGGGNCDGNPLATKQSRILPSGGIGIWENGPNNLYYGEDGIPLYIGGVLHLLGGTDSSTTGGSQFCVIKPDGTMGTWTTSSAPVVPGALGRTISRRPLRVGKYLYLIATADEIESPTLRGVIVDDLVPKPMSAYNLPKTGQGLNKVDVVIGRYLYSISSDSGHALQRKVFRCTLN; translated from the coding sequence TTGCGTTTCGACCTGGCTCGGATCGTCATCATCGTGTTGAGCGTGGCCTTGCTCTCTTGCCAGGCCGTCGCCCCACCCATGGGGACCGCCACGCTGACTCCTGATGCGCCGCCGGGGGCGGATACGGGATCCGGGGTGCAAGGCGGCTCGACCGTCACCCCCCTCTCGGGACGGGTGGACTTCGGCGCCGCTGCGACCAGGGTCCAGGCCATCCCCGGTGACGTGATCAACCTCGCGACGATTTCGCTGATCGACACGGTGACGGGCCAGACCCGGGCCGCGGGCATCACGGACGCCGATGGGGCCTTCACCCTGCCCTTCGCCACTTTCGTACCCGCCTCGGGTTCGGTTTACGTCCTGGAGGCCATCAAGGGGCTCAACGCTCATTTGCCGGGCAACGACGCCCCGCGCTTCAGGACGCTCGTGACCTTCCGCAACCCGGGCTGGGCCTCGATCACCAATGGAGCCGTATCGGGCAGGGTCGTGATCAACGCGCTGACCACGGCGATCGCCCTGGTGTCGGGGCTCGACCAGGCCGCCATGCCCTATCACAGCGTGATGGGGATGGTCAACGCCCAGGTCTCGCCGCCGGCCCTGACGGGGAGCCCCGCGCCGCCGCCGAGCCACAATGCCGCCGAGCTCTTGAACCTCAGCGCGGACGTGAGCGCCATCCTCACCGGCAACGGGGACCCGGTCGGCTCGACGGATGCCATCAAGCCCCGGGTGGACGCGGTGACGCCCATCCAGGCGCCAGCCAACGCGCCGGTGGTCATCCAGGGGGTGGGGTTCGTGCCCGGTGGGACCGCCGTGACCATCGGCGGGGTCTCGGCGCCGATCCTCTCGCTGCGGCGCTACCTGGCCGGCGGCCTCCAGAAGTGGGAGATGATCGTCACGGTGCCACCCACCGCGATCACCGGCAACCTCAGCGTTTCGACCCTGCGGGGCGGTGCGAGCAACGCCACCCCCTTCACCATCCCCGCGGGCTCGGCGGTCTCGGTCATGGCGATCAGCCCCAACCCGGCGCGGCCCGGCAGCACCGTCACCATCTCGGGCGGCGGCTACAGCCCGGTGCTCGCGGAGAATGACGTGCGCCTCAACGGGGTCGCCTTGACCCCCATCTTCGCCAACGCCACCACCCTGGTCCTGGTGCTGCCGGGCAACGCGACCAGCGGCAACATGACGGTCACGGTGAACGGCGCCAAGAGCAACGACTTCGCCTTGACCTTGGACGTGCTTGCGACCCCGCAGATCACCTCGCTCTTCCCGAACGTTGGGGCCGTGAAGTCGGTCGTTGCGATCAAGGGGGTGAACTTCGGTCCGAGCGGCAAGGTCGTCGTCGGCGGCTACCAGGCCAAGGTCCTCTCGTGGCACCCGCAGGTGGTGCGCGTCGAGCTGCCGTGGTACCTCGCACCGGGCCCGACCACCCTCACCCTGTTCGGTCCTTTCGGGGTGGCCACGGCCAACTTCACCGTCATCGACGGCACGGCGGCCAACACCTTCGTGGACACGGGCACCACCATGACCGGGGTGGGGGGCAACGGTACCTACGTTTGGGTCGGGGACAAGAAGCTCTGGGTCTGGGGCGGGGCCAACTCGACTGCGGTCCAGTACATCAACCTGCTCGACGATGGGGGCTTCGCGGACGCCAACTGGACCACCTCGCCTCTAATGTTGCCCGCAGGCACCAATCAGGACGACAATCCGAACGGGATCGTCCAGGTCGGAAACCGCCTCTACTACACGGTCTCCAATTCGAGCAACAAGGTCAACTTCGCGACCCTCAACCCCTACACCGCGGACGTGACCGGCTTCGGCTACGATCCGACCAACGACTTGCCGTCGTCCTGGTTGGGCAAGGATCTGGCCCTCGCCGCCAGCGAGAAGTACGTCTACTTGCTGGGGCAGGGCGTGAGCTGCTCGGGCGGCGGCAACTGCGACGGCAACCCGCTTGCGACCAAGCAGTCCCGCATCCTGCCCTCCGGGGGGATCGGGATCTGGGAGAACGGCCCCAACAACCTCTACTACGGCGAGGACGGCATCCCCCTCTACATCGGCGGGGTCCTGCATCTGTTGGGCGGCACCGATTCCAGCACGACCGGCGGCTCCCAGTTCTGCGTTATCAAGCCCGACGGCACCATGGGGACCTGGACGACCTCGTCGGCCCCCGTCGTGCCCGGTGCGCTCGGCCGAACCATCTCCCGGCGCCCGCTGCGCGTGGGCAAGTACCTCTACCTGATCGCCACCGCCGACGAGATCGAGTCTCCGACCCTGCGCGGGGTGATCGTGGATGACCTGGTGCCCAAGCCCATGTCGGCCTACAACCTGCCGAAGACCGGCCAGGGCCTGAACAAGGTGGACGTGGTGATCGGGCGTTACCTGTACTCGATCAGCTCGGACAGTGGTCATGCGCTCCAGCGGAAGGTCTTCCGCTGCACCCTGAACTGA
- a CDS encoding IPT/TIG domain-containing protein yields the protein MRRLSRFAWLLVVLAMLACMPRTGAPATGQDDLKAATHRVPTLVGRVDYGAIRNLQANVGTLLDRSTVSLFDAVTGETRTATVSDASGNFSLSMPGFIPATNGVYILEAVKGLGAQLPGRTAPRLRTFVQYTTAGWLSLTNGEVGGIVAINAHTTAVAIVSALDPIGLPAPSAMGKVNPASPGSLKATPSWVSHPDTELNQLAADVVTTLGRDDDPLASTNAVRPQIHGVTPTSGSANQVVSVTGVGFAGGTTTLRLGAMTVPGSNVLAVTRDRIVFTVPVGATSGNLVVNTNRGGDSNAVFFTVPNGAAVSIQAISPNPARPAGSVTLTGHGYSAVLTENVVNINGGSVTPDFANTTSLVFRVPAGATSGNVSVTVNGQTSNNYYLTIDSLTTPIAASVFPTVAPNKTIVAIKGQNFGPDGAVLIGDYQAEVVSWNPNVIRVKVPWHVDEGPQMVTIFAPLGIATQSLQVVDADAVNAWVNVPDLPAGVGGPGIHAYVGGEKVWVWGGNNSTKVAYMNLNPDGSFKDSNWTVSPFVLPEGTNQDDNPNSRVQIKNRIYYTVTNQLAAPNKSHINFASLDPYTGDVIGFGYDPINDLPPTWAGKDLALIASDRYVYIMGHGVSCTSDGMSCSNNPVGTMQARLLESGNIGQWEVGPNQHPYGEDGCPFIIGDVLYQIGGTGNAVTNASQQCVIDATGRMSNWVKQATPLLPNGDILSCQVMQFGRYYYYLHTWPTLRAFRGAIQDNLVPKPMTELTTDIPSTSGVQLANSPVQVQVGKYLYLISSNQGDAGPLWPKVARGTVR from the coding sequence ATGCGTCGTCTATCGCGTTTTGCCTGGCTTCTGGTCGTCCTCGCCATGCTCGCCTGCATGCCGCGAACGGGGGCGCCCGCGACCGGTCAGGACGACTTGAAGGCAGCCACCCACCGGGTGCCGACGCTGGTGGGGCGCGTCGATTACGGGGCCATCCGCAACTTGCAGGCAAACGTCGGCACCTTGCTCGATCGTTCGACCGTTTCGCTCTTCGACGCCGTGACCGGCGAAACCCGCACCGCCACCGTTTCCGATGCGAGCGGCAATTTCAGCCTGAGCATGCCGGGTTTTATCCCCGCGACCAACGGCGTCTACATCCTGGAGGCCGTCAAGGGTCTGGGGGCCCAGCTGCCTGGTCGTACGGCACCTCGCCTGCGAACCTTCGTCCAGTACACCACGGCCGGCTGGCTCTCGCTGACCAACGGGGAGGTCGGGGGGATCGTTGCGATCAACGCCCACACCACGGCCGTTGCCATCGTCTCGGCGCTCGACCCGATCGGTTTGCCGGCCCCTTCGGCCATGGGCAAGGTCAACCCGGCCTCGCCGGGCAGCCTCAAGGCGACCCCCAGCTGGGTCTCCCACCCGGACACCGAGCTCAACCAGCTTGCCGCCGACGTGGTGACCACCCTCGGGCGCGACGACGATCCCCTGGCGTCCACCAACGCCGTGCGTCCCCAGATCCACGGCGTCACCCCGACCTCGGGCTCGGCCAATCAGGTGGTGAGCGTGACGGGGGTCGGCTTCGCGGGCGGCACGACCACCCTGCGCCTGGGGGCCATGACGGTCCCTGGCTCCAACGTCCTGGCCGTCACCCGGGACCGGATCGTCTTCACGGTTCCGGTGGGGGCGACGAGCGGCAATCTGGTGGTCAACACCAACCGGGGCGGTGACAGCAACGCGGTCTTCTTCACGGTGCCGAACGGTGCGGCCGTCTCGATCCAGGCCATCAGCCCGAACCCCGCGCGGCCGGCGGGCTCGGTCACGCTCACCGGCCACGGCTACAGCGCGGTGCTCACCGAGAACGTGGTCAACATCAACGGTGGCAGCGTGACGCCGGACTTCGCCAACACGACGAGTCTCGTCTTCCGGGTGCCCGCCGGGGCCACGAGCGGCAACGTGAGCGTGACCGTGAACGGTCAGACGAGCAACAATTACTACCTGACGATCGATTCGCTGACCACGCCGATCGCCGCCTCGGTCTTCCCCACCGTGGCCCCCAACAAGACCATCGTCGCGATCAAGGGCCAGAATTTCGGGCCGGACGGGGCGGTGCTCATCGGGGACTACCAGGCTGAGGTCGTCTCCTGGAATCCGAACGTCATCCGGGTGAAGGTCCCCTGGCACGTCGACGAGGGCCCGCAGATGGTGACCATCTTCGCGCCGCTCGGCATCGCGACCCAGAGCCTCCAGGTCGTGGACGCCGATGCCGTCAATGCCTGGGTCAACGTGCCGGACTTGCCGGCGGGCGTCGGTGGCCCCGGGATCCACGCCTATGTCGGCGGGGAGAAGGTGTGGGTCTGGGGCGGCAACAACAGCACCAAGGTCGCCTACATGAACCTCAATCCGGACGGCAGCTTCAAGGACTCCAACTGGACGGTCTCGCCGTTTGTCCTGCCCGAGGGCACCAACCAGGACGACAACCCCAACAGCCGCGTGCAGATCAAGAATCGGATCTATTACACCGTCACCAACCAGCTCGCGGCGCCCAACAAGAGCCATATCAACTTCGCGAGCCTGGATCCCTACACCGGCGACGTGATCGGCTTCGGCTACGACCCGATCAACGATCTGCCGCCCACCTGGGCGGGCAAGGACCTGGCGCTCATCGCGAGCGATCGCTACGTCTACATCATGGGCCACGGGGTGAGCTGCACCTCGGACGGGATGAGCTGCAGCAACAACCCGGTCGGTACCATGCAGGCCCGTCTCCTAGAGTCGGGGAACATCGGCCAGTGGGAAGTCGGCCCCAACCAGCACCCCTACGGGGAGGACGGCTGCCCCTTCATCATCGGGGACGTCCTCTACCAGATCGGCGGGACGGGCAATGCCGTCACCAACGCGTCGCAGCAGTGCGTGATCGACGCCACGGGCCGCATGTCGAACTGGGTCAAGCAGGCGACGCCGCTTTTGCCCAACGGGGACATTCTCTCCTGCCAGGTCATGCAGTTCGGGCGGTACTACTACTACCTCCACACCTGGCCCACCCTGCGCGCCTTCCGCGGCGCCATTCAGGACAACCTGGTCCCCAAGCCCATGACCGAGTTGACGACGGACATCCCGAGCACCTCGGGGGTCCAGCTCGCCAACTCGCCGGTGCAGGTCCAGGTGGGCAAGTACCTCTACCTCATCAGCTCCAACCAGGGGGACGCGGGGCCCCTGTGGCCCAAGGTGGCCCGCGGCACCGTTAGGTAG
- a CDS encoding Ig-like domain-containing protein, giving the protein MRDRLVDSLFRPRVGAIAALLALVLAIWGCTGDADEITGVLPPSGTGASTDVTGGVSKGGGQSGGATPSPTPTTNKTPTPTPSATPTAEETPATPFAINVQPWLAMNTLVVAPSNGASPLYPYTTTATVEVLLSNGHRQATAQWDTSDHAIATVDTAGLVSAGNTPGTVEIFATSLDGRASASVTLTVLSKGGAIIEVD; this is encoded by the coding sequence ATGCGCGATCGGCTTGTTGATAGCTTGTTTCGTCCTCGGGTGGGGGCGATCGCCGCCTTGCTGGCCCTGGTGCTCGCCATTTGGGGCTGTACGGGTGATGCCGACGAGATCACCGGGGTCTTGCCCCCCAGCGGGACGGGGGCCAGCACCGATGTGACCGGTGGCGTCTCGAAAGGTGGCGGCCAGTCGGGTGGGGCAACCCCCTCGCCCACCCCCACCACCAACAAGACCCCCACGCCCACTCCGTCGGCCACGCCGACGGCAGAGGAGACGCCGGCTACGCCCTTCGCCATCAACGTGCAGCCTTGGCTCGCCATGAACACCTTGGTGGTGGCCCCCTCGAACGGGGCGAGCCCCCTCTACCCCTACACCACCACGGCGACCGTCGAGGTGCTCTTGAGCAACGGTCACCGCCAGGCGACCGCTCAGTGGGATACCAGCGACCATGCGATCGCCACGGTGGATACGGCGGGCCTCGTCTCGGCCGGCAACACGCCGGGGACGGTCGAGATCTTCGCGACCTCGCTGGATGGCCGCGCCTCGGCCTCGGTCACCCTTACCGTCCTTTCCAAGGGCGGCGCGATCATCGAAGTGGACTAG
- a CDS encoding IPT/TIG domain-containing protein, with the protein MRRLIRFCGAAALGGLLLACQSLPAQFGVRQAEQPATIVAADQANPGSPSGGVVFTVRWPDRAAQYIPASASAIRFGAYRPGVASPLATGSVARTLAPTASLAFTALPVETLRFTAEAMDPDGYVGASGSVTVPVLPNTLTPVKFTLASTLRPTLTGFSPANGCPGQQVTLTGTDFGFSRDATYSISFGGVVLPSNRIFRFSDTAMGFFVPPNATNSAIAVTVSGVSAASTLGDSRFTTIATLSVSPRTATLAPGEHTLDLLLSAQDAFGNEVMSPVVPWGSLGQDCSACGTSDSVARIDASGRVTRANVTGVARFGAGIAPVLATVSIEVQ; encoded by the coding sequence ATGCGACGTTTGATCCGCTTCTGCGGTGCCGCGGCCCTCGGTGGCCTGTTGCTCGCCTGCCAGAGTCTGCCTGCTCAGTTCGGCGTCCGGCAAGCCGAGCAGCCTGCCACGATCGTCGCGGCCGACCAGGCCAATCCGGGTAGCCCGAGCGGTGGGGTGGTCTTCACCGTGCGCTGGCCGGATCGCGCGGCCCAGTACATCCCCGCCTCGGCGAGCGCCATCCGCTTCGGCGCCTATCGCCCCGGAGTCGCATCCCCCCTTGCCACGGGCAGCGTCGCGCGGACGCTCGCGCCCACCGCGAGTCTCGCCTTCACGGCCTTGCCGGTCGAGACCCTGCGCTTCACGGCCGAGGCGATGGATCCCGACGGCTACGTCGGGGCCTCGGGCAGCGTGACCGTGCCGGTCCTGCCCAACACCCTCACCCCCGTCAAGTTCACCCTGGCCTCCACCCTGCGTCCGACGCTCACGGGCTTCAGCCCGGCCAACGGCTGCCCCGGGCAGCAGGTCACGCTCACGGGCACGGACTTCGGCTTCTCGCGGGATGCGACCTACTCCATCTCGTTCGGCGGGGTGGTGCTTCCGTCGAATCGAATCTTCCGCTTCAGCGACACGGCCATGGGCTTCTTCGTGCCGCCAAACGCCACCAACAGCGCCATCGCGGTGACGGTGAGCGGGGTGAGCGCGGCTTCGACGCTGGGGGATAGTCGCTTCACCACCATCGCGACCCTCTCGGTCTCGCCCCGCACGGCAACCCTGGCTCCTGGCGAGCACACCCTCGATCTGCTCCTGAGCGCCCAGGACGCCTTCGGCAACGAGGTGATGTCGCCCGTGGTGCCTTGGGGCAGCTTGGGGCAAGACTGTAGCGCCTGCGGCACCTCGGATTCGGTGGCGCGGATCGATGCGAGCGGACGCGTTACCCGCGCCAACGTCACGGGCGTCGCGCGCTTCGGGGCGGGCATCGCGCCGGTGCTTGCGACCGTCTCGATCGAGGTGCAGTGA
- the rfaE2 gene encoding D-glycero-beta-D-manno-heptose 1-phosphate adenylyltransferase, producing MNVYTVDTIASKIADWEAEGGKTVFTNGCFDLMHVGHVRYLQAARQLGDRLVVGLNSDRSVKELKGPARPILPEEERAELLAALGCVDAVVVFDERTADRAIEAVRPALYAKGGDYEPDTIPETPLVRSLGGEVVVLPFVEGRSTTSLIARIKANG from the coding sequence GTGAACGTCTACACCGTCGACACCATCGCCTCCAAGATCGCCGATTGGGAAGCCGAGGGCGGCAAGACCGTCTTCACCAACGGCTGTTTCGACCTGATGCACGTGGGCCACGTGCGCTACCTGCAGGCGGCAAGGCAGCTGGGCGATCGCCTTGTGGTCGGCCTCAACTCGGATCGCTCGGTCAAGGAACTGAAGGGCCCCGCCCGCCCCATCCTCCCCGAGGAGGAGCGCGCCGAGCTGCTCGCCGCCCTCGGCTGCGTCGATGCGGTCGTGGTCTTCGACGAGCGCACCGCGGATCGCGCCATCGAGGCGGTTCGCCCCGCGCTCTACGCCAAGGGCGGGGACTACGAGCCCGATACCATCCCCGAGACCCCCCTGGTGCGCAGCCTCGGCGGCGAAGTCGTCGTGCTGCCCTTCGTCGAAGGCCGTTCGACCACCTCGCTGATCGCCCGGATCAAAGCGAACGGCTAA
- a CDS encoding bifunctional hydroxymethylpyrimidine kinase/phosphomethylpyrimidine kinase: MLNSDTLQRLTQSFAKTRVLVVGDLIADEFLTGQVGRISREAPVLILYHQHTDVVPGGAANAAANMASLGGQVEVIGLFGDDPSGVSLRQAFDERGIDATHVVIDPSRPTTTKTRISASSQQSVTQQIVRVDRESRDPIDAAIEARVIEALEARIPHVDGVLVSEYGNGLFTPKVIERTLELCRAHGKLVTVDAQCDLRLFNGVAALTPNQPEAEAVVGFAITDEASLRKAGQILLAETGAQHVLITRGANGIALFGADGSLHQIPAFNRHEVFDVTGAGDTVVGTLTLALAGGASPLEATILANLAASIVVRRFGTATTSVSELMETWSKNPPEALVLG, from the coding sequence ATGCTCAACTCGGATACCCTCCAGCGTCTCACCCAGTCCTTCGCGAAAACCCGGGTGCTCGTGGTCGGCGATCTCATCGCCGACGAGTTCCTGACCGGCCAGGTCGGCCGCATCTCGCGCGAGGCCCCGGTCCTCATCCTCTACCACCAGCACACCGACGTGGTGCCGGGCGGGGCGGCCAACGCCGCCGCCAACATGGCGAGCCTCGGGGGCCAGGTGGAGGTGATCGGCCTGTTCGGTGACGACCCGTCGGGCGTCTCCCTGCGCCAGGCCTTCGACGAGCGCGGGATCGACGCGACGCACGTGGTGATCGACCCCAGCCGTCCCACCACCACCAAGACCCGCATCTCGGCCTCGTCCCAGCAGTCGGTCACCCAGCAGATCGTCCGGGTCGACCGCGAGAGCCGCGACCCCATCGACGCGGCCATCGAGGCCCGGGTGATCGAGGCCCTCGAGGCCCGGATCCCGCACGTGGACGGGGTGCTCGTCTCCGAGTACGGCAACGGCCTCTTCACCCCCAAGGTGATCGAGCGGACCCTCGAGCTCTGCCGCGCGCACGGCAAGCTCGTGACGGTCGACGCCCAGTGCGACCTGCGCCTCTTCAACGGGGTCGCGGCGCTCACCCCCAACCAGCCCGAGGCCGAGGCGGTCGTGGGCTTCGCCATCACCGACGAGGCGAGCCTGCGCAAGGCCGGCCAGATCCTCCTGGCCGAGACGGGCGCTCAACACGTGCTCATCACCCGCGGCGCCAACGGCATCGCCCTCTTCGGCGCGGACGGTAGCCTGCACCAGATTCCGGCCTTCAACCGCCACGAGGTCTTCGACGTGACCGGCGCCGGGGATACGGTCGTGGGCACCCTCACCCTGGCCCTGGCGGGCGGCGCTTCGCCGCTCGAGGCGACCATCCTCGCGAACCTCGCCGCCTCCATCGTCGTGCGCCGCTTCGGGACCGCGACCACCTCGGTTTCCGAGCTGATGGAGACCTGGTCCAAGAATCCCCCCGAAGCCCTGGTACTGGGGTAA